The following proteins come from a genomic window of Natrinema saccharevitans:
- a CDS encoding DUF7845 domain-containing protein has product MQLIETAPHEFAAHFLFDEYGLDPFFACDRRIKDGDGSQRAEFEFAGESWQVTLSYRDSGLEHPGEQLPTGTDFRLAEMREFDLSVESSEDFVGERSFHAHIAPRWQGMRSEGGNEISVPDDLDEGVNLHVQGSNIEFDRYHPLIQHAARAVGINSRYFDELHDFSTILDAERYVRIDKNESGPVHARDGPIAQLGHLLENDRTGRRKLVQYDSDENARDRPGYYHTATLGPRRVREAFPSHELPKEVKHYYAQQAVSLDNSRSIAHPKVGVSYQRSFWKEQLDASPADIERLNRELEETLLSVLAEAGLPLRSGAGTYVDDAYFVADDSDRDRDIIELDFTQIKHRQESVVIKHLADGIAPTAWESLEVLVTDGGEVSPQDIADETGRHPGSVRRALNRIPELVEREYGRVSLRSKYIADLVHDAVKEAKEATRRAAEAGAKAIEAAERGLDQSTSAFIAWAAKHDIDVRDRDGEELRLEFGVVDDIKRKIREGYELWTAADMPEDRYRMAKIQYEKEIDSGLRSIDKTETKSFASVAWHHLG; this is encoded by the coding sequence GTGCAGCTGATCGAGACCGCGCCGCACGAGTTCGCGGCTCACTTCCTCTTCGACGAGTACGGTCTCGATCCGTTCTTCGCGTGCGACCGACGGATCAAGGACGGCGACGGGAGCCAGCGCGCGGAGTTCGAATTCGCGGGCGAGTCATGGCAAGTGACGCTCTCCTATCGAGACTCCGGCCTTGAACATCCCGGCGAGCAGCTTCCGACTGGCACTGACTTCCGACTCGCGGAGATGCGCGAGTTCGATCTCAGTGTCGAGAGCAGCGAAGACTTCGTCGGCGAGCGGTCGTTCCATGCTCATATCGCGCCGCGATGGCAGGGGATGCGAAGCGAGGGCGGTAACGAAATCAGCGTCCCCGACGATCTCGACGAAGGAGTGAATCTCCATGTCCAAGGCTCGAATATCGAATTCGATCGCTATCACCCACTGATCCAGCACGCGGCGCGCGCGGTCGGAATCAACAGTCGGTACTTCGACGAGCTACACGACTTTTCGACGATCCTTGATGCCGAGCGATACGTACGCATCGACAAGAATGAGAGCGGCCCAGTGCATGCACGGGACGGTCCGATAGCCCAACTGGGTCACTTGCTCGAGAATGACCGTACAGGGCGACGCAAACTCGTCCAGTACGACAGCGATGAGAACGCTCGAGATCGCCCCGGATACTATCACACGGCGACTCTCGGCCCACGACGTGTCCGTGAGGCGTTTCCATCGCACGAGCTACCGAAGGAGGTGAAGCACTACTACGCGCAGCAGGCGGTGAGCCTGGACAACAGCCGCTCAATCGCGCATCCGAAAGTCGGTGTATCCTACCAACGATCGTTCTGGAAGGAGCAACTCGATGCGTCTCCAGCGGATATCGAACGCCTCAATCGCGAACTCGAGGAGACACTTCTCAGCGTCCTCGCGGAAGCCGGTCTTCCGCTTCGATCGGGGGCCGGAACCTACGTCGACGATGCGTACTTCGTGGCCGACGACTCTGATCGCGACCGCGATATCATCGAATTGGACTTCACGCAGATCAAGCACCGTCAAGAGTCGGTCGTCATCAAGCACCTCGCAGATGGGATCGCCCCGACGGCGTGGGAATCCCTCGAGGTTCTCGTCACGGACGGTGGCGAGGTGAGTCCACAGGATATTGCTGACGAGACGGGTCGCCATCCGGGGAGTGTCCGTAGGGCCCTAAACAGAATTCCGGAGCTGGTCGAGCGGGAGTATGGACGGGTCTCTCTTCGATCGAAGTACATCGCGGATCTCGTCCACGACGCAGTGAAAGAAGCCAAGGAAGCGACGAGACGAGCTGCGGAAGCCGGTGCCAAGGCGATCGAAGCGGCCGAACGCGGACTCGATCAATCGACGAGCGCGTTCATCGCATGGGCCGCAAAACACGATATCGATGTCCGAGATCGGGATGGGGAAGAACTTCGGCTGGAGTTCGGTGTCGTAGACGATATCAAGCGAAAGATCCGGGAAGGTTACGAGCTGTGGACTGCTGCCGATATGCCCGAGGATCGGTACCGGATGGCCAAGATCCAATACGAGAAAGAGATCGACTCTGGCCTCCGGTCGATCGATAAGACCGAGACGAAATCCTTTGCCTCAGTAGCGTGGCATCACCTCGGCTGA
- a CDS encoding DUF7344 domain-containing protein, whose product MGALTSSQEAHELDANTILELLANRRRRYLLYALRGREDPIELSTLAETVAGWEHDVPPDEVAKNEYKSVYVSSVQCHVPKLDDAGVVDHDEDNHTVVLADNFEQLEPYLRIVVKDEPENSTLHAALQTESGEGLLGQIRENVARLKQ is encoded by the coding sequence ATGGGAGCCCTTACCTCGAGTCAGGAGGCCCACGAACTCGACGCCAACACGATTCTCGAGCTGTTAGCGAACCGCCGGCGTCGCTACCTCCTCTATGCCCTTCGCGGGCGGGAGGACCCGATCGAACTCTCGACGCTGGCCGAGACGGTCGCAGGCTGGGAACACGACGTCCCGCCGGACGAGGTCGCCAAAAACGAGTACAAGAGCGTCTACGTGTCGTCGGTCCAGTGTCACGTCCCGAAACTGGACGACGCCGGCGTCGTCGACCACGACGAGGACAACCACACCGTCGTCCTCGCGGACAACTTCGAGCAGCTCGAGCCGTACCTCCGGATCGTCGTCAAAGACGAACCGGAGAACTCGACGCTGCATGCGGCCCTCCAGACCGAGTCGGGCGAGGGCTTGCTCGGTCAGATCCGCGAGAACGTCGCCCGGCTCAAACAGTAA
- a CDS encoding ABC transporter ATP-binding protein has product MSGVDWDEDDPFEEQREEIENPMKRLFREYGSNYTGAAIVGVIASFFARILDLLPALMLGVAIDAVIRQEVPYAEAFPVGGGLVGPHVPDGRMAQFWLTIGIIASAFLLSAVFHWTRNWGFNTFAQNVQHDVRTDTYDEMQRLDMGFFADKQTGEMMSILSNDVNRLEKFLNDGMNSLFRLLVMVVGIGGLLLAINWQLALVALLPVPLIAVFTYLFIQTIQPKYAQVRSTVGKVNSRLENNLGGIQVIKSSTTESYESDRVEDVSREYFDANWGAIRTRIKFFPGLRVLAGIGFVITFLVGGLWVTQGPPGPFTGDLSTGMFVVFILYTQRFIWPMAQFGQIINMYQRARASSARIFGLMDEPNRVGEEPDAPDLEVTEGRVEYDEVSFGYDEETILEDIDFTVEGGETLALVGPTGAGKSTVLKLLLRMYDVDEGEIRVDGQRVQDVTLRSLRESLGYVSQDTFLFYGSVEENIKYGTFDADREAVIEAAKMAEAHEFITNLPEGYDTEVGERGVKLSGGQRQRLSIARAILKDPDILVLDEATSDVDTETEMLIQRSIDDLAEDRTTFAIAHRLSTIKDADQVLVLEGGEIVERGTHEELLENGGLYSHLWGVQAGEIDELPQEFIERAQRRQARTEAGDD; this is encoded by the coding sequence ATGAGTGGCGTCGATTGGGACGAGGACGATCCCTTCGAGGAACAACGCGAGGAGATCGAGAACCCGATGAAGCGGTTGTTCCGGGAGTACGGGTCGAACTACACGGGCGCCGCGATCGTCGGGGTCATCGCGAGCTTCTTCGCCCGGATTCTGGACCTGCTGCCCGCGCTCATGCTCGGGGTCGCGATCGACGCCGTGATTCGGCAAGAGGTCCCCTACGCCGAGGCGTTCCCGGTCGGCGGCGGACTCGTCGGACCGCACGTTCCCGACGGCCGGATGGCCCAGTTCTGGTTGACGATCGGGATCATCGCGAGCGCGTTTCTCCTCTCGGCGGTCTTTCACTGGACCCGAAACTGGGGGTTCAACACGTTCGCCCAGAACGTCCAACACGACGTTCGGACCGACACCTACGACGAGATGCAACGCCTCGACATGGGTTTTTTCGCCGACAAACAGACCGGGGAGATGATGTCGATCCTCTCTAACGACGTCAACCGCCTCGAGAAGTTCTTGAACGACGGGATGAACTCCCTCTTTCGGTTGCTCGTGATGGTGGTCGGGATCGGCGGATTGTTGCTCGCGATCAACTGGCAACTCGCGCTGGTCGCACTGCTTCCGGTGCCGCTGATCGCCGTCTTCACCTACCTGTTCATCCAGACCATCCAGCCCAAGTACGCCCAGGTGCGCTCGACCGTCGGCAAGGTCAACTCCCGGCTCGAGAACAACCTCGGCGGCATTCAGGTCATCAAGTCCAGCACGACCGAGTCCTACGAATCCGACCGCGTCGAGGACGTCTCCCGGGAGTACTTCGACGCCAACTGGGGGGCGATCCGCACCCGGATCAAGTTCTTCCCCGGGCTGCGGGTCCTCGCGGGGATCGGCTTCGTCATCACCTTCCTGGTCGGCGGCCTCTGGGTCACGCAGGGACCACCGGGACCGTTCACCGGCGACCTCTCGACGGGGATGTTCGTCGTCTTCATCCTCTACACCCAGCGTTTCATCTGGCCGATGGCCCAGTTCGGACAGATCATCAACATGTACCAGCGGGCCCGCGCCTCGAGCGCCCGTATCTTCGGGCTGATGGACGAACCCAACCGGGTCGGGGAAGAGCCCGACGCCCCCGATCTCGAGGTGACCGAGGGCCGGGTCGAGTACGACGAGGTTTCCTTCGGCTACGACGAGGAGACGATCCTCGAGGACATCGACTTCACCGTCGAGGGCGGCGAGACGCTCGCACTGGTCGGTCCCACCGGGGCCGGCAAGTCGACGGTGCTGAAGCTCCTCTTGCGGATGTACGATGTCGACGAGGGTGAGATCCGCGTCGACGGCCAGCGGGTACAGGACGTGACCCTGCGGAGTCTGCGCGAGTCGCTGGGCTACGTCAGCCAGGACACGTTCCTCTTCTACGGCAGCGTCGAGGAGAACATCAAATACGGCACCTTCGACGCCGACCGCGAGGCCGTGATCGAGGCCGCGAAGATGGCCGAGGCCCACGAGTTCATCACCAACCTGCCCGAGGGGTACGACACCGAGGTCGGCGAGCGCGGCGTCAAACTCTCCGGCGGCCAGCGCCAGCGGCTCTCGATCGCCCGCGCGATCCTCAAGGACCCGGATATCCTCGTCTTGGACGAGGCGACCAGCGACGTCGACACCGAGACGGAGATGCTCATCCAGCGCTCGATCGACGATCTCGCGGAGGACCGGACCACCTTCGCCATCGCCCACCGGCTCTCGACGATCAAGGACGCCGATCAGGTGCTGGTCCTCGAGGGCGGCGAGATCGTCGAACGGGGCACCCACGAGGAACTGCTGGAAAACGGCGGCCTCTACTCCCACCTCTGGGGCGTGCAGGCCGGCGAGATCGACGAGTTACCCCAGGAGTTTATCGAGCGCGCCCAGCGCCGACAGGCCCGGACCGAAGCCGGCGACGACTGA
- a CDS encoding DUF5789 family protein, whose translation MPDDSRELGLELGDLQETLESESYPIGHDELLAKHGDETIEMSGNTTTLADLIGPLGEDEYRDYEAVEGAIVNMVGDEAIGRKNYSDRTPPAAGEERQDEGGPNQDDQDGQESF comes from the coding sequence ATGCCCGACGACAGCCGCGAACTCGGCCTCGAGCTCGGCGACTTACAGGAGACCCTCGAGAGCGAGTCGTACCCGATCGGCCACGACGAACTGCTCGCGAAACACGGCGACGAAACGATCGAGATGAGCGGAAACACGACGACGCTCGCGGACCTCATCGGCCCGCTCGGCGAGGACGAGTACCGTGACTACGAGGCGGTCGAGGGAGCGATCGTGAACATGGTCGGCGACGAGGCGATCGGACGGAAAAACTACAGCGACCGGACCCCGCCCGCCGCGGGCGAAGAAAGACAGGACGAGGGAGGGCCGAACCAGGACGACCAGGACGGACAGGAATCGTTTTAG
- a CDS encoding phosphatase PAP2 family protein: protein MFSGARVLDGIRDLVPDWGVVLAAVATQLGDGWWLLALGLGASWAIAWRRPRHPDHRSGAGRPTSRADGPWILAVIVGGLAVMTTLKHFFALPRPDLATVEPAFLPRLLEPLYYSVATAGGYGFPSGHAVGATVTYGLFALVLEAGTRRLRLAVAASLVAVVSATRLVLGVHYPLDVVAGVVVGGAYLAVAWWLLERSPFDRTITASGLALTLAGVAALASGGADSAVGYVALVAGALTGWVGGRALPMPATGRYHTGVLLLAVGALTTVGVSLFDGRPRLIASATLLGLLAGVPTAVISGSRVGGPASN from the coding sequence GTGTTCAGCGGTGCCCGCGTTCTCGACGGTATCCGCGATCTCGTCCCCGACTGGGGCGTGGTCCTCGCCGCGGTCGCGACCCAGCTCGGCGACGGCTGGTGGCTCCTCGCGCTCGGACTCGGCGCGTCGTGGGCGATCGCGTGGCGACGGCCACGTCATCCCGATCATCGGTCCGGAGCCGGCCGTCCCACTAGTCGGGCCGACGGTCCCTGGATCCTCGCGGTCATCGTCGGCGGGCTGGCGGTGATGACGACGTTGAAACACTTTTTCGCGTTGCCGCGTCCCGACCTCGCGACGGTCGAGCCGGCGTTTCTCCCGCGGTTGCTCGAGCCGCTGTACTACTCGGTCGCCACCGCCGGCGGCTACGGTTTTCCCAGCGGCCACGCGGTCGGCGCGACCGTCACCTACGGCCTGTTCGCGCTGGTCCTCGAGGCCGGAACCCGCCGACTCCGCCTCGCGGTCGCCGCTTCGCTCGTCGCCGTCGTCTCGGCCACCCGGCTCGTCCTCGGCGTTCACTACCCGCTCGACGTCGTTGCGGGGGTCGTCGTCGGCGGTGCGTATCTCGCCGTCGCGTGGTGGCTCCTCGAGCGGTCGCCGTTCGACCGAACGATCACCGCATCGGGGCTCGCACTGACGCTGGCCGGAGTGGCGGCGCTCGCGAGCGGGGGTGCGGACAGCGCCGTCGGGTACGTCGCGCTCGTCGCCGGCGCGCTCACAGGGTGGGTCGGCGGTCGGGCGCTCCCGATGCCCGCGACCGGACGGTATCACACGGGCGTCCTGTTGCTCGCGGTCGGGGCGCTGACGACCGTCGGTGTCTCCCTCTTCGACGGCCGGCCGCGACTGATCGCGTCGGCGACGCTGCTCGGTCTTCTGGCGGGAGTCCCGACGGCCGTGATTTCGGGCTCGAGGGTGGGCGGGCCGGCATCGAACTGA
- a CDS encoding creatininase family protein, whose amino-acid sequence MDLTTATWTDVRDLETDLAVVPVGSTEQHGPHAPLGTDVATAEAVADAGVDRCERKVVRAPAIPVGVAEEHRQFPGTMWVSADTFRDYVGEAVASLADHGFDRVVIVNGHGGNVDALREVGGQLTRDGDAYVVPFTWFEAVDDHSADMGHGGPLETALLRHCDPDSIREERIVEARDGAADGWGEWTSHANLAYDAAEFTENGVVGDPTEGDAARGAELLDLAGDALARLLEAVAERDVSRPADR is encoded by the coding sequence ATGGATCTCACGACGGCGACGTGGACGGACGTTCGGGATCTCGAGACCGACCTCGCGGTCGTTCCCGTCGGGAGCACGGAACAGCACGGGCCACACGCCCCACTCGGGACGGACGTGGCGACCGCCGAGGCGGTCGCCGACGCCGGGGTCGACCGCTGTGAACGCAAGGTCGTCCGCGCCCCGGCGATCCCGGTCGGTGTCGCCGAGGAACACCGCCAGTTCCCGGGCACGATGTGGGTCTCCGCGGACACGTTTCGGGACTACGTCGGCGAGGCCGTCGCGAGCCTCGCCGACCACGGCTTCGATCGCGTCGTCATCGTCAACGGCCACGGCGGCAACGTCGACGCCCTCCGGGAAGTCGGCGGCCAACTGACGCGAGACGGCGACGCCTACGTCGTTCCCTTCACCTGGTTCGAGGCCGTCGACGACCACAGCGCCGACATGGGCCACGGCGGCCCCCTCGAGACGGCCCTGCTACGCCACTGCGATCCCGACTCGATCCGGGAAGAGCGCATCGTCGAGGCCAGAGACGGCGCTGCCGACGGCTGGGGCGAGTGGACGAGTCACGCTAATCTGGCCTACGACGCGGCCGAATTTACGGAGAACGGAGTCGTCGGTGATCCGACCGAGGGCGACGCTGCTCGCGGCGCGGAACTGCTCGATCTCGCCGGCGACGCGCTGGCCCGCCTCCTCGAGGCAGTCGCCGAACGCGACGTCTCGCGGCCGGCGGACCGATAG
- a CDS encoding DUF5790 family protein, with protein sequence MSQATLGDDEELFGEAANEMREDVESSLADAWSALPDADDVWETDADNVLGALNGLNSALEVGDAEDHLRDAKKWFTMGQRADAFDDADDLEADIEALEDAMTDIAEAGEQVGELTSTIPALRGTLQDAGPADDADDESADAGDDAEDEE encoded by the coding sequence ATGAGCCAAGCGACGCTCGGCGACGACGAGGAACTGTTCGGGGAAGCCGCCAACGAGATGCGCGAGGACGTCGAGTCCTCGCTCGCGGACGCCTGGTCGGCCCTGCCCGACGCCGACGACGTCTGGGAGACCGACGCGGACAACGTGTTGGGCGCGCTCAACGGGCTCAACTCCGCGCTGGAGGTCGGCGACGCCGAGGACCACCTCCGCGACGCGAAGAAGTGGTTCACGATGGGCCAACGCGCCGACGCCTTCGACGACGCCGACGACCTCGAGGCCGACATCGAGGCCCTCGAGGACGCGATGACGGATATCGCCGAGGCCGGCGAACAGGTCGGCGAACTCACCTCGACGATTCCGGCGCTTCGGGGAACACTGCAGGACGCCGGTCCCGCGGACGACGCAGACGACGAGTCGGCCGACGCCGGGGACGACGCGGAAGACGAGGAGTAA
- a CDS encoding dihydroneopterin aldolase family protein, whose protein sequence is MPADETPTDAETACFEAGIKFGSLYHQFAGTPVSPESAPDLATAMEESIENQPHCRAVTVDVRTAELEAELAESTADYTELTGRFLEVEIVVDYEGCTVVTRMAMEDGYPLMRLESVRE, encoded by the coding sequence ATGCCAGCAGACGAAACGCCGACCGACGCCGAGACGGCCTGTTTCGAGGCCGGCATCAAGTTCGGCTCGCTGTATCACCAGTTCGCCGGCACGCCCGTTTCACCTGAGAGCGCGCCAGACCTCGCCACGGCGATGGAGGAATCGATCGAGAACCAGCCCCACTGTCGCGCGGTCACCGTCGACGTCCGAACCGCCGAACTCGAGGCCGAACTCGCCGAGTCGACGGCCGACTACACCGAACTGACGGGGCGGTTCCTCGAGGTCGAGATCGTCGTCGACTACGAGGGCTGTACAGTCGTCACCCGCATGGCGATGGAAGACGGCTATCCGCTGATGCGACTCGAGTCGGTTCGAGAGTGA
- the azf gene encoding NAD-dependent glucose-6-phosphate dehydrogenase Azf, whose protein sequence is MVQSVLLTGAAGRVGSAILGGLADDYEWRLLDREPSTDDQPGEFVVADITDAETVREAMDGIDVVIHLAGDPRPEAPWNSVLTNNIDGTQTVFEAAVDADVEKVVFASSNHAVGNYETDERTPEMYREHDDYLLDGTELPRPSNLYGVSKAAGETLGRYYHDEHDLSVACVRIGNLTQGHPPIGYERGQAMWLSYRDCAHLFDRCIRADYDYEIVYGISDNDRKYYSIARAREALGYDPQDNSAYYDGEERVVEPDA, encoded by the coding sequence ATGGTACAGTCAGTCCTGCTCACCGGGGCTGCGGGGCGGGTCGGAAGCGCCATCCTCGGCGGCCTCGCGGACGACTACGAGTGGCGATTACTGGATCGGGAGCCGTCGACCGACGACCAGCCGGGCGAGTTCGTCGTCGCGGATATCACCGACGCCGAGACCGTCCGGGAGGCGATGGACGGCATCGACGTCGTAATCCATCTCGCGGGCGATCCGCGGCCGGAAGCGCCGTGGAACAGCGTCCTGACGAACAACATCGACGGGACGCAGACGGTCTTCGAGGCAGCCGTCGACGCCGACGTCGAAAAAGTCGTCTTCGCCTCCTCGAACCACGCCGTCGGTAACTACGAAACCGACGAGCGAACGCCCGAGATGTATCGCGAACACGACGACTACCTGCTCGACGGGACCGAACTGCCTCGACCGAGCAACCTCTACGGCGTCTCTAAGGCTGCTGGCGAGACGCTGGGTCGGTACTATCACGACGAACACGACCTCTCGGTCGCCTGCGTTCGCATCGGGAACCTCACGCAGGGTCACCCGCCGATCGGCTACGAGCGCGGACAGGCGATGTGGCTCTCCTACCGCGACTGCGCGCACCTGTTCGACCGCTGCATTCGTGCGGACTACGACTACGAGATCGTCTACGGCATCTCCGACAACGACCGCAAGTACTACTCGATCGCGCGCGCTCGAGAGGCGCTTGGCTACGACCCGCAGGACAACTCCGCGTACTACGACGGCGAGGAGCGGGTCGTCGAGCCGGACGCCTGA
- a CDS encoding aldo/keto reductase, protein MEYTTLGSTGMTVSRICLGCMSFGTGREWMLDPEESEALIDRAIDLGINFFDTANVYSTGESEEILGDALAGYDRDSHVVATKVFGEMDPDNPNASGLSRKAIEQELEASLERLGMDTIDLYQTHRWDYETPIDETLRALDDAVRRGRVRYIGTSSMWAHQFADALRTSDTLGLERFATMQNHYNVLYREEEREMLPLCDKEDIGVIPWSPLARGVATRPHEEIESTTRGRTDQYLEQMSYLQGGGEKINERIGELAADRGVSMAQISLAWLLHKDWVDAPIVGTTSVEHLEDAVEALEIDLSESDVAYLEEPYEPLPVAGHE, encoded by the coding sequence ATGGAGTATACGACGCTCGGCTCGACTGGTATGACGGTCAGTCGAATCTGTCTCGGTTGCATGAGTTTCGGCACGGGGCGGGAGTGGATGCTCGACCCCGAGGAGAGCGAGGCGCTGATCGACCGCGCGATCGATCTCGGTATCAACTTCTTCGACACCGCGAACGTCTACTCCACGGGCGAGTCCGAGGAGATCCTCGGCGACGCGCTCGCGGGCTACGACCGCGACTCGCATGTCGTCGCGACGAAGGTCTTCGGCGAGATGGACCCCGACAACCCGAACGCCAGCGGCCTCTCCCGCAAAGCCATCGAACAGGAACTCGAGGCCAGCTTAGAGCGGCTCGGGATGGACACCATCGACCTCTACCAGACCCACCGCTGGGACTACGAGACGCCGATCGACGAGACCCTGCGGGCGCTGGACGACGCCGTCCGACGCGGGCGGGTGCGCTACATCGGCACCTCCTCGATGTGGGCCCACCAGTTCGCCGATGCCCTCCGGACCAGCGACACGCTCGGCCTCGAGCGGTTCGCGACGATGCAGAACCACTACAACGTCCTCTATCGCGAGGAGGAACGCGAGATGCTGCCGCTTTGTGACAAGGAAGACATCGGCGTGATCCCGTGGTCGCCGCTGGCCCGCGGCGTCGCGACCCGCCCCCACGAGGAGATCGAGTCGACCACGCGGGGACGGACCGACCAGTACCTCGAGCAGATGTCCTATCTCCAGGGCGGCGGCGAGAAGATCAACGAACGGATCGGGGAACTGGCCGCCGACCGGGGCGTCTCGATGGCCCAGATCTCGCTGGCCTGGCTGTTGCACAAGGACTGGGTCGACGCGCCGATCGTCGGCACGACCAGCGTCGAACACTTAGAGGACGCCGTCGAGGCCCTCGAGATCGATCTCTCGGAGTCGGACGTGGCGTATCTCGAGGAGCCCTACGAGCCATTACCGGTAGCCGGGCACGAATAA
- a CDS encoding LLM class F420-dependent oxidoreductase: MEIGAVLPQLEIGHDPETIADYARRVESSGYEHLLAYDHVLGVNPDREGWDGPYDYESTFHEPLTTYSYLAGQTAELTFITGILVLPQRQTALVAKQAAQLDRFTDGRFRMGVGVGWNEPEYVGLGQDFSRRGQRIEEQVEVLRSLWTDELVEFDGEFHEIPDAGIRPLPVQRPIPLWMGGMAEPVKRRVARLADGWLPQFQPGDDAEAHLADLAEYAEEAGRDPDDIGLGGRMYAVPDEEDEWIERAQAWRELGADYLSITTMYQGLEGAEHTAHLERVAEVLDETDLL, encoded by the coding sequence ATGGAAATTGGTGCCGTGTTACCACAACTCGAGATCGGTCACGACCCGGAGACGATCGCCGACTACGCACGGCGAGTCGAGTCATCGGGGTACGAACACCTGCTGGCCTACGATCACGTTCTCGGCGTGAATCCGGACCGGGAGGGGTGGGACGGTCCCTACGACTACGAGAGTACGTTCCACGAGCCGCTGACGACCTATTCCTATCTGGCCGGACAGACGGCGGAATTGACCTTCATTACCGGGATTCTGGTCCTCCCGCAACGCCAGACGGCGCTCGTCGCGAAACAGGCCGCCCAGCTGGACCGGTTTACCGACGGGCGGTTCCGGATGGGGGTCGGCGTCGGCTGGAACGAGCCCGAGTACGTCGGGCTCGGCCAGGACTTCTCTCGACGGGGACAACGCATCGAGGAACAGGTCGAGGTCCTGCGGTCCCTGTGGACCGACGAACTCGTCGAGTTCGACGGGGAGTTCCACGAGATTCCCGACGCCGGCATCCGGCCGCTACCAGTCCAGCGACCGATCCCGCTCTGGATGGGCGGGATGGCCGAGCCGGTCAAGCGACGGGTCGCGCGGCTCGCGGACGGCTGGTTACCCCAGTTTCAGCCCGGTGACGACGCCGAGGCCCATCTCGCGGACCTCGCCGAGTACGCCGAGGAGGCGGGCCGGGATCCCGACGACATCGGACTCGGCGGTCGGATGTACGCCGTGCCCGACGAGGAAGACGAGTGGATCGAGCGCGCACAGGCCTGGCGGGAGCTGGGGGCCGACTACCTCTCGATCACGACGATGTATCAGGGCCTCGAGGGGGCGGAGCATACGGCCCACCTCGAGCGGGTCGCCGAGGTACTGGACGAGACCGATCTGTTATAG
- a CDS encoding DUF309 domain-containing protein encodes MRDHLRAGAAIFNAGHYHAAHDAWEDRWLDLESGSHDERLLHGLIQYSGAVHHAGEHNWEGAVGLAESGGEYLAGLPADYRDLGLDSIRTALSELAADPERIERGPPVPIEHEGDTPSPSGLAFEPTAIAAVVFAEEFGYDPEPVARAREYAEAALAAGEDDSRFITLVFDFVREDEHRGIIYQRLTDHVGRRRAREEDVEELF; translated from the coding sequence ATGCGTGACCACCTTCGAGCGGGAGCGGCGATCTTCAACGCCGGCCACTACCACGCCGCTCACGACGCCTGGGAGGACCGCTGGCTCGACCTCGAGTCCGGCAGCCACGACGAGCGGTTGCTCCACGGTCTCATCCAGTACAGCGGGGCGGTCCACCACGCCGGTGAACACAACTGGGAGGGTGCGGTCGGCCTCGCCGAGAGCGGCGGCGAGTACCTCGCGGGGCTGCCCGCGGACTATCGCGATCTGGGGCTCGATTCGATCCGAACCGCGCTGTCCGAACTCGCGGCCGATCCCGAACGGATCGAGCGAGGACCGCCGGTCCCGATCGAACACGAGGGGGACACCCCCTCGCCCTCGGGGCTCGCGTTCGAGCCGACGGCGATCGCGGCGGTCGTCTTCGCCGAGGAGTTCGGCTACGACCCGGAGCCGGTCGCACGGGCACGGGAGTACGCCGAAGCGGCCCTCGCGGCCGGCGAGGACGACAGTCGGTTCATCACGCTGGTGTTCGATTTCGTCCGAGAAGACGAGCATCGGGGAATCATCTATCAGCGCCTGACTGACCACGTCGGCCGGCGGCGGGCCCGCGAGGAGGACGTCGAGGAACTGTTCTGA